A single genomic interval of Bradyrhizobium sp. AZCC 1693 harbors:
- a CDS encoding sensor domain-containing protein — protein sequence MADRNRQAGRKNSIPAQALVCLLALAAPCGLAWAAAPSAGFAPASYIGELDPNLVWELLLGGIAVVSFLVAIGIWALTALRGAKSAQLQRSAFISSALNTLNQGVMMTNAQNRVVFCNDRFLEMYGLSRAEISSSMTGRELLELRRGRGLLNLTVEEFSKLARRPEGVVTELPGGRSVLSKIFNLPNGGTIGTHEDCTEQRQLSRKLASTTKFLESVLDNVPVCVAAKNIDDGRYIFANRAFERFSRFSRDHIIGKRADEIFRPETAKSIETADQAALTAPEGYHRSEYSVERGDDERVLSSNRVVARNENNKPEFLIALFDDVTDRRSLSRELENTKKFLELVVDNIPVSLIVERVSDGRYLLANRSAETILNRRREDATGLTAADIFNPREAKLIIARDEAAIKKRSLLTEEHPISTKDGLRLFLTRRMTVLDEAGEPQYLIKTHEDVTDRRQTESRMAHMAYHDGLTDLPNRAAFLQALAQMIEACAGTDEEFAVLCVDLDGLKEINDVFGHAMGDKLLIEVAGRIQACARGGVVARLSGDEFGLIIDGKQPEAGKALAEKLAQTLSDEFVIDGKSVRTGVTTGISVFPHNGSDAASLLANSGAALFRAKQKSRGSISIFEPEMDQQIRDRRVLHQDLSMAIRNGELSLHYQPQAASGATVAASKIIGFEALARWMHPVRGFVSPGEFIPLAEESGLIVEMGVWILREACREAASWPVPMQIAVNLSPAQFMHGDVVSLVHSILLETGLAPDRLELEITEGVLIEDFDRGLALLRRLKALGVRISMDDFGSGYSSLSYLQAFPFDKIKIDRAFVMNLGRNPQSAAIVRAVIDLGHGLEMSIVAEGVETQEQLSFLADEGCDAVQGYFLGKPQPIGHYDALVGRSAANNVEAARKLASA from the coding sequence TCCTTCCTGGTTGCGATCGGGATCTGGGCACTGACGGCGTTGCGCGGGGCCAAGAGCGCCCAATTGCAGCGCAGCGCATTCATCAGCTCGGCGCTCAATACGCTCAACCAGGGCGTGATGATGACCAACGCGCAAAACCGCGTGGTCTTCTGCAACGACCGCTTTCTCGAAATGTACGGGCTCAGCCGCGCCGAGATTTCGAGCTCCATGACCGGCCGCGAACTGCTCGAACTGCGCCGCGGACGGGGCCTGCTCAATCTCACCGTCGAGGAGTTCAGCAAGCTTGCCCGCCGCCCGGAAGGCGTCGTCACCGAACTGCCGGGCGGGCGATCGGTGCTTTCGAAGATCTTCAACCTGCCCAATGGCGGGACGATCGGAACGCACGAGGATTGCACGGAGCAGCGCCAGCTGTCGCGCAAACTGGCATCGACCACCAAATTTCTGGAATCGGTGCTCGACAACGTTCCGGTCTGCGTCGCCGCCAAGAACATCGACGACGGCCGCTATATCTTCGCCAATCGCGCGTTCGAGCGATTCTCGCGCTTCTCCCGCGACCACATCATCGGCAAGCGCGCCGACGAAATCTTCCGGCCCGAAACCGCGAAGAGCATCGAGACGGCGGACCAGGCGGCGTTAACGGCGCCGGAAGGCTATCACCGCAGTGAATATTCCGTCGAACGGGGCGACGACGAGCGCGTTCTGTCCTCCAATCGCGTGGTCGCGCGCAACGAGAACAACAAGCCTGAATTCCTGATCGCGCTGTTCGACGACGTCACCGATCGGCGGTCGCTGTCGCGCGAACTCGAAAACACCAAGAAATTCCTCGAACTGGTGGTCGACAACATCCCGGTGTCGCTGATCGTGGAGCGCGTCAGCGACGGGCGGTATCTGCTCGCCAACCGCAGCGCCGAGACCATTCTCAACCGCCGCCGCGAGGACGCCACCGGCCTGACCGCCGCCGACATCTTCAATCCGCGCGAAGCCAAATTGATCATCGCGCGCGACGAGGCCGCGATCAAGAAACGCAGCCTGCTCACCGAAGAGCATCCGATCTCGACCAAGGACGGGCTGCGGCTGTTCCTGACCCGCCGCATGACTGTTCTCGACGAGGCCGGCGAGCCGCAATATCTGATCAAGACCCACGAGGACGTCACCGACCGCCGCCAGACCGAATCGCGGATGGCCCACATGGCCTATCATGACGGCCTGACCGACCTGCCGAACCGCGCCGCCTTCCTGCAGGCGCTGGCGCAGATGATCGAGGCCTGCGCCGGCACCGACGAGGAATTTGCCGTGCTGTGCGTCGACCTCGACGGCCTGAAGGAAATCAACGACGTGTTCGGCCACGCCATGGGCGACAAGCTCCTGATCGAGGTTGCGGGCCGCATCCAGGCCTGCGCCCGTGGCGGCGTGGTGGCCCGGCTGTCGGGCGACGAGTTCGGCCTGATCATCGACGGCAAGCAGCCGGAGGCGGGCAAGGCGCTCGCCGAAAAACTCGCGCAAACGCTGTCGGACGAATTCGTGATCGATGGCAAGTCGGTGCGCACCGGCGTCACCACCGGCATCTCGGTATTTCCGCACAACGGTTCCGATGCCGCCTCGCTGCTTGCCAATTCCGGCGCGGCGCTGTTCCGCGCCAAACAGAAGTCGCGCGGCTCGATCAGCATCTTCGAGCCGGAGATGGACCAGCAGATCCGTGATCGCCGCGTGCTGCATCAGGATCTCTCGATGGCGATCAGGAACGGCGAATTGTCGTTGCACTATCAGCCGCAGGCCGCGTCGGGCGCAACGGTCGCAGCCAGCAAGATCATCGGCTTTGAGGCGCTGGCGCGCTGGATGCATCCGGTGCGCGGCTTCGTGTCGCCGGGCGAGTTCATCCCATTGGCGGAAGAAAGCGGCCTGATCGTCGAAATGGGCGTCTGGATCTTGCGCGAAGCCTGCCGGGAGGCCGCCTCCTGGCCGGTACCTATGCAGATCGCCGTCAACCTGTCGCCGGCGCAGTTCATGCACGGCGACGTGGTCAGCCTGGTGCATTCGATCCTGCTCGAAACGGGGCTGGCGCCCGACCGGCTCGAGCTTGAAATCACCGAAGGCGTGCTGATCGAGGATTTCGACCGCGGCCTTGCGCTGCTGCGGCGGCTGAAGGCGCTCGGCGTCCGCATCTCGATGGACGATTTCGGTTCCGGCTATTCCTCGCTGAGCTATCTGCAGGCGTTCCCGTTCGACAAGATCAAGATCGACCGCGCCTTCGTCATGAATCTCGGCCGCAACCCGCAGTCGGCGGCGATCGTCCGCGCCGTCATCGATCTCGGTCACGGCCTCGAAATGTCGATCGTTGCCGAAGGCGTGGAGACCCAGGAACAGCTCAGCTTCCTCGCGGACGAGGGCTGCGACGCGGTGCAGGGCTATTTCCTCGGCAAGCCCCAGCCGATCGGGCACTACGACGCGCTGGTTGGCCGCAGCGCCGCAAACAACGTCGAAGCCGCGCGCAAACTCGCCAGCGCCTGA